A single genomic interval of Lathyrus oleraceus cultivar Zhongwan6 chromosome 7, CAAS_Psat_ZW6_1.0, whole genome shotgun sequence harbors:
- the LOC127100649 gene encoding photosystem II stability/assembly factor HCF136, chloroplastic → MATLQFTFTDSATLCRPLSQSPSKSVVHSRTRSFVVKASSELSRTRRQFIAETTAISVLVPSQLAKAEETLSEWERVYLPIDPGVVLLDIAFVPEDPNHGFLLGTRQTLLETKDGGNTWAPRSIPSAEDEDFNYRFNSISFKGKEGWIVGKPAILLYTSDAGESWERIPLSAELPGDMVYIKATDDKGAEMVTDEGAIYVTSNRGYNWKAAVQESVSATLNRTVSSGISGASYYTGTFNTVSRSPDGRYVAVSSRGNFYMTWEPGQAYWQPHNRAVARRIQNMGWRADGGLWLLVRGGGLYLSKGTGITEEFEEVPVQSRGFGILDVGYRSTDEAWAAGGSGVLLRTNNGGKSWIRDKAADNIAANLYTVKFIDDKMGFVLGNDGVLLRYLG, encoded by the exons ATGGCGACTCTGCAATTCACATTCACCGATTCAGCTACTCTATGCAGACCGTTATCTCAATCACCTTCTAAATCCGTCGTTCATTCTCGAACCCGAAGCTTCGTCGTCAAAGCTTCTTCCGAACTCTCCAGAACGAGGAGACAGTTCATCGCGGAAACCACGGCTATATCGGTGTTAGTACCTTCTCAGTTGGCGAAAGCTGAAGAAACTCTTTCTGAGTGGGAAAGAGTTTATCTACCTATCGATCCTGGTGTTGTGCTTCTAGATATCGCTTTTGTGCCTGAAGACCCTAACCATG GTTTTCTTTTGGGGACGAGGCAAACACTTTTGGAGACTAAAGATGGAGGAAACACTTGGGCTCCGCGATCTATACCATCTGCAGAAGATGAGGATTTTAACTATAGGTTTAATTCTATCAGCTTCAAAGGGAAAGAAGGATGGATAGTGGGGAAACCTGCAATTCTGCTGTACACTTCTGATGCTGGAGAAAGCTGGGAAAGGATACCACTCAGTGCTGAGCTTCCAGGCGATATG GTATACATAAAGGCAACTGATGACAAGGGTGCGGAGATGGTGACCGATGAAGGTGCAATATATGTTACCTCAAACAGAGGATACAATTGGAAGGCTGCTGTTCAGGAATCAGTGTCGGCTACGCTTAATAG AACAGTTTCTAGTGGTATTAGTGGTGCAAGTTATTACACTGGAACTTTCAATACTGTCAGTCGATCTCCCGATGGAAGGTATGTTGCAGTTTCAAGTCGTGGCAACTTCTACATGACCTGGGAGCCTGGTCAG GCGTACTGGCAGCCACATAACAGAGCAGTCGCTAGAAGAATCCAAAACATGGGATGGAGAGCTGATGGAGGTCTGTGGCTTCTTGTCCGTGGAGGTGGTCTTTATCTCAGCAAGGGCACAGGG ATAACTGAAGAATTTGAGGAAGTTCCTGTTCAAAGCCGGGGGTTTGGCATTCTTGATGTTGGGTATCGTTCAACG GATGAGGCTTGGGCAGCAGGTGGGAGCGGTGTTCTCTTGAGAACTAATAATGGTGGCAAGTCATGGATTCGTGACAAAGCTGCCGACAACATTGCTGCAAATTTATACACAGTAAA GTTCATTGATGACAAGATGGGATTTGTATTGGGAAATGATGGAGTCTTGCTTCGCTACCTTGGATAG
- the LOC127103398 gene encoding uncharacterized protein LOC127103398: MTKDIWDSMCRKYQGFMKVNKAQLQTLRREFEVICMKNNETVDEYFTRTLVVANKMTAQGENLEQTAIVEKVLRSMTMKFNYVVCSIKESNDVTTLFVDELQSSLFVHEQRMKINQEKEEEQALKIANYGLGSNASRGRGCGGYRERAKEDSADIIFNVTNVTR, encoded by the coding sequence ATGACAAAAGATATATGGGATTCCATGTGTAGAAAATATCAAGGCTTTATGAAGGTGAATAAGGCTCAGTTGCAGACTCTACGTCGTGAATTTGAGGTCATATGCATGAAGAACAATGAAACGGTTGATGAATACTTCACAAGAACCTTGGTTGTTGCTAACAAGATGACTGCTCAAGGTGAAAATTTGGAGCAAACCGCAATTGTTGAGAAAGTTTTGAGATCAATGACCATGAAATTTAACTATGTGGTGTGCTCTATAAAGGAATCGAATGATGTTACAACCCTCTTTGTTGATGAACTTCAGAGTAGCCTCTTTGTTCATGAACAGAGAATGAAGATCAATCAAGAAAAGGAAGAGGAACAAGCTCTCAAGATTGCAAACTATGGTTTAGGCAGCAACGCTAGTAGAGGAAGAGGGTGTGGTGGCTATCGTGAACGTGCAAAGGAAGACTCAGCAGATATCATATTCAATGTTACAAATGTCACAAGATAG
- the LOC127103397 gene encoding probable E3 ubiquitin-protein ligase ARI8, with protein MITLTDFRNIEDDGEYSPNLTTTKPPRFSVLSESHIKLLQDADINETTSILSISRSVACLLLSYYNWNFVDACESWFNDKQKVLKTIGLSKEPQIVELGFPNSECNICFETFSTDEIKSSWCGHPFCVKCWNQYIDTNIKDRNCFKLKCPQPSCDAAVDEEMIQQLASESRKVKYDYFLLRSYVENNTGKELKWCPAPNCCYAISYDSSSSRSRKNYDVTCYCCRIFCWNCGEEGHSPLDCETVAKWMKKVSSEFKITTSGWIIANTKPCPSCKIPIQKNKGCNRMTCKCRFEFCWLCLQGRCICYSKQCKQIQVFQDVTPTNHAKSHLDRYSYYHQGWAKNEISRKTALQKLTKMSKSLNKYGTYLDLLHTLKLVVEFRGILKWSYVYGYYLPEDESAKIEFFDHIQGIAQAVLDKLHHCTDIGFRRLRIKHRIEDEEFQRNLESLTRVTQSYFMNLVKELENGLDVVRVKNYTG; from the coding sequence ATGATAACATTAACAGATTTCCGCAACATTGAAGACGATGGCGAATATTCGCCTAACCTCACCACTACAAAACCACCTCGCTTCTCAGTTTTGAGTGAGTCTCATATAAAGCTTCTTCAAGATGCTGACATCAATGAAACCACATCGATTCTCTCCATATCAAGATCTGTTGCATGCCTTCTACTCTCTTACTACAATTGGAACTTCGTTGATGCTTGTGAGTCATGGTTCAATGACAAACAAAAAGTTCTCAAAACCATAGGTTTATCAAAGGAACCTCAAATAGtagaattagggtttccaaaCTCAGAATGCAATATCTGTTTTGAAACCTTTTCTACTGATGAGATCAAGTCATCATGGTGTGGTCATCCGTTTTGTGTCAAATGCTGGAATCAATATATTGATACAAATATTAAGGATCGCAACTGCTTCAAACTCAAATGCCCCCAACCTTCTTGTGATGCAGCGGTAGATGAAGAGATGATTCAACAATTAGCAAGTGAGTCAAGAAAGGTTAAATATGATTATTTTTTGCTTAGGTCTTACGTGGAAAACAACACTGGTAAGGAGTTGAAGTGGTGTCCTGCTCCAAATTGTTGTTATGCCATAAGTTATGATTCTAGCAGTTCTAGGTCTAGAAAAAATTACGATGTTACATGCTATTGTTGTCGTATCTTTTGTTGGAATTGTGGCGAAGAAGGTCATTCACCTCTGGATTGTGAAACTGTTGCTAAATGGATGAAAAAGGTTAGCTCTGAATTTAAAATCACAACCAGTGGTTGGATTATTGCTAACACAAAACCATGCCCTAGTTGTAAGATTCCCATTCAGAAAAACAAAGGGTGCAATCGTATGACATGCAAATGTCGCTTCGAGTTTTGCTGGTTATGTCTCCAAGGTCGATGTATATGTTATTCAAAACAATGCAAACAAATTCAGGTATTTCAAGATGTAACACCAACAAACCATGCGAAAAGTCATCTGGACAGGTACAGTTACTACCATCAAGGTTGGGCTAAAAATGAAATTTCAAGAAAAACGGCTCTTCAAAAATTGACTAAGATGAGTAAATCATTGAATAAGTATGGAACTTATTTAGATCTATTGCATACATTGAAACTCGTGGTTGAATTTCGAGGAATTCTGAAATGGAGTTATGTATATGGATACTATCTCCCTGAGGATGAAAGTGCTAAGATTGAGTTTTTTGATCACATCCAAGGAATAGCTCAAGCTGTTTTGGATAAGCTTCATCATTGTACAGATATTGGATTCAGAAGGCTGAGAATAAAACATAGGATAGAAGATGAAGAGTTTCAACGGAATCTAGAATCTCTAACTAGGGTGACTCAAAGTTATTTCATGAATTTGGTTAAAGAATTAGAGAATGGTCTTGATGTTGTGCGTGTGAAAAACTATACTGGCTGA